One segment of Danaus plexippus chromosome 18 unlocalized genomic scaffold, MEX_DaPlex mxdp_35, whole genome shotgun sequence DNA contains the following:
- the LOC116772858 gene encoding uncharacterized protein LOC116772858 isoform X1 has product MAPKAVRVALFCACLVILQVSAELKGRCPADEETCPPRATPCNDDNDCGHQICCNTSCGRSCVEPLYTGCENIKLSSERISRALAAENTRSGRGVMRSLRSPRCKVSDGEFEEIQCDNEIISSCWCVDAAGFEVPGTRAPAAGLVNCSRTAPCAAHTCRMLCPLGFELDPNGCPLCKCRDPCSTITCPNQLSCQLEEMPCLRPPCPPVPTCKRGRSLQNICPVGEPLFISETRRPFLCGTDPGKPNCPPLYKCLVESGNDYGVCCPASLELQKAGTCPAPKSSGMDCGTPCAHDLECPSMQKCCDGAECGKHCVLPHNVTICTQQKMLAELLVVSEKEGRGYVPQCTSDGSFLSRQCSRNGLVCWCVDTDGNKLRGSMGPSETVKCSAKPHPARTGARSISSCARALCAGVCEYGYKTGGDGCPSCECDDPCAGFPCAEGEECVRVRDADCSGELCTGYPVCRPKISYENPCSVGVPATDERGAVLTCREGGECGEGHSCTRGGRHGPAVCCPQPDTDTDNTTEPEILEINFEACGPEAEALCGVNSTSSCSDGVCDGDLECCVTAGCGPVCVDQDKLRLQTDIVDDTPSMCEYLRDFDEKMEGTVDGMKLALPAPSCNPDGSFTPQQCAGGRCWCVDSFGTEIPETSTNNASAVDCDKVRSELSCLELTCRMGCDYGFELGSGRCPTCKCRDPCAGVSCPTGRACALVDVACDADYCPPVPACLPRKSGQCPYLVPWTGSCEWSCRSDAECAGDARCCATGCGTACAEPLRQTGCQQRRALALHTAAESGNPPSWSWVPRCKEDGSYESIQCRGSTNICWCVDGVGNEIPGTRTNNSSPNCTAPTQCPDPKCDEQAMCPHGRELNEKGCPTCICKDPCADAKCREDETCELVPLECEGETCPPLARCSPSPQCPSGEPLLAPGGGALPCGPRAAACPSTHACRFAPHDAKPAVCCPKPRTVCLENKDEGICEGSGLNVTRWHFNSAKNRCERFLYHGCSGNHNNFRTKEECNAVCPVGNATPKVRKTTNECNEPGVLSPCERLREKNEAAALKYGKGTFIPACEESGAWQSVQCMAHIDVCWCVNARGEPQKGSLLRGGKPSCNFRQARKWIRRDPLDEKDRADEVLEELIRQMTTYRVDDFEEQDEEDSIELEAEHREGNDLQDVSSEDSSVLSEVVVPKLAETIRKTHPVLVTPVSEQTGLKTKCQLMQEEVDNGGDGYRPRCHPDGSFAARQCGRNRCWCVDAAGRTRHDTTHADPCEVTQIESALLELELIGTEEDGKKTQNLLTTKLSALGVRVPVTMTREKGVVRLRAVLPGSRAADVVYQLEAQVKKEKLLNANKSEDGVLGADVIRSEYRLAPPRTLQREILSESTVSAATSYHTALIVLAATSAFIISVLCVLVMLYRARLQREPHKAERFLPPAPPVYVLSADEKAELARALHAPPAPVPPANADERV; this is encoded by the exons ATGGCGCCGAAAGCCGTTAGGGTGGCGTTGTTCTGCGCTTGCCTAGTCATACTACAAG TGAGCGCCGAATTGAAGGGCCGTTGTCCGGCTGACGAGGAAACCTGTCCTCCTCGTGCGACGCCATGTAATGACGACAACGACTGCGGGCATCAGATCTGTTGCAACACCTCCTGTGGGCGATCCTGTGTAGAGCCGCTCTACACCG GATGTGAGAACATAAAGCTGTCTTCGGAGCGAATATCCCGTGCTCTAGCTGCTGAGAACACACGCAGCGGCCGAGGGGTGATGAGGTCGCTGCGATCTCCTCGCTGCAAGGTCTCTGATGGAGAGTTCGAAGAGATACAATGTGATAACGAGATCATAAGCTCGTGTTGGTGCGTGGACGCCGCAGGCTTTGAG GTGCCGGGTACCCGCGCTCCCGCAGCGGGTTTAGTGAACTGTTCACGAACAGCGCCCTGTGCGGCGCACACTTGCCGCATGCTGTGTCCACTCGGCTTCGAACTGGATCCTAACGGCTGTCCGCTCTGCAAGTGTCGCGACCCTTGCTCCACCATCACCTGTCCCAATCAGCTATCCTGTCAGTTGGAGGAGATGCCGTGCTTACGTCCACCCTGTCCCCCAGTACCCACTT GCAAAAGGGGTCGCAGCCTCCAAAACATATGTCCGGTAGGCGAGCCACTTTTCATATCGGAAACGAGACGTCCATTCCTGTGCGGTACGGATCCAGGGAAACCGAACTGCCCGCCTCTGTATAAATGCCTCGTCGAATCtg GCAACGACTACGGCGTCTGCTGTCCAGCGTCACTTGAACTACAAAAGGCCGGTACCTGTCCCGCTCCGAAGTCTTCTGGAATGGACTGTGGGACTCCCTGCGCTCATGACCTCGAATGTCCGTCAATGCAGAAATGCTGCGACGGTGCTGAATGTGGGAAACATTGCGTTCTGCCCCACAACGTCACTATCTGCACTCAGCAGAAAATGCTCGCTGAATTACTGGTTGTAAGCGAGAAAGAAGGTAGAGGATACGTGCCGCAGTGCACGTCTGACGGGTCCTTCCTGTCAAGACAGTGCTCGCGGAACGGGCTCGTGTGCTG GTGTGTAGACACAGACGGCAATAAACTGCGAGGCTCTATGGGACCGTCGGAAACCGTGAAGTGTTCTGCCAAACCCCATCCAGCTCGTACTGGTGCTAGAAGTATTAGTTCCTGTGCGAGGGCCCTCTGCGCCGGGGTCTGCGAGTACGGCTACAAGACCGGCGGCGACGGGTGTCCGAGCTGCGAGTGTGACGATCCCTGTGCTGGGTTCCCCTGCGCTGAGGGAGAGGAGTGCGTGCGAGTCCGGGACGCCGATTGCTCTGGAGAGCTTTGCACTGGTTATCCTGTCT GCCGTCCTAAAATCTCGTATGAGAATCCGTGCTCTGTGGGTGTGCCGGCGACGGACGAGCGCGGGGCGGTGTTAACTTGCAGGGAAGGGGGTGAGTGCGGGGAGGGACACAGCTGCACCCGCGGGGGGAGACACGGGCCAGCCGTCTGCTGTCCGCAACCGGACACTGACACGGATAATACTACTGAACCGGAAATACTCGAG ATCAACTTCGAAGCGTGTGGTCCGGAGGCTGAAGCGCTCTGCGGAGTGAACTCCACATCCAGCTGCTCGGACGGTGTTTGTGACGGTGACCTGGAGTGCTGCGTGACGGCGGGCTGTGGGCCTGTTTGTGTGGACCAAGACAAATTAAGACTACAGACCGACATTGTTGACGATACGCCCTCTA TGTGCGAATACCTCCGAGACTTCGACGAAAAGATGGAAGGTACGGTGGACGGCATGAAGCTGGCTCTTCCGGCGCCGAGCTGCAACCCAGACGGCAGCTTCACGCCGCAGCAGTGTGCCGGCGGACGGTGCTGGTGCGTCGACTCCTTCGGCACTGAAATACCTGAAACGAGCACCAACAACGCATCCGCCGTGGACTGCGACAA GGTGCGGTCGGAGCTTTCCTGCCTCGAACTGACGTGTCGCATGGGTTGCGACTACGGCTTCGAACTGGGCTCCGGGCGCTGTCCCACTTGTAAATGCCGCGACCCTTGCGCCGGCGTCTCGTGCCCCACGGGCCGGGCCTGCGCCCTCGTAGATGTTGCCTGCGACGCGGATTACTGCCCTCCGGTACCTGCGT GTCTTCCGCGGAAGTCAGGTCAGTGTCCGTATCTGGTGCCGTGGACGGGGTCGTGTGAATGGTCGTGTCGCTCGGACGCGGAGTGCGCCGGTGACGCGAGGTGCTGTGCCACGGGCTGCGGAACAGCGTGTGCCGAGCCGCTGAGGCAGACTGGCTGTCAACAGAGACG tgcTCTTGCTTTACACACGGCTGCGGAAAGCGGAAACCCACCCTCGTGGTCGTGGGTCCCTCGCTGTAAGGAAGACGGCTCGTATGAAAGCATCCAGTGCAGAGGATCCACCAACATCTGCTGGTGCGTGGACGGCGTTGGCAATGAG ATCCCTGGCACTCGTACAAACAACTCTTCACCAAACTGCACCGCGCCAACTCAGTGTCCAGACCCTAAGTGCGATGAACAGGCAATGTGTCCTCACGGCCGGGAATTAAACGAGAAAGGTTGTCCAACGTGCATCTGTAAGGACCCGTGCGCCGATGCCAAATGTAGAGAAGACGAGACCTGCGAGCTGGTGCCTTTAGAATGCGAG GGTGAAACATGTCCACCGCTGGCCCGCTGCTCGCCGTCTCCTCAGTGTCCGTCAGGGGAGCCTCTCCTGGCCCCCGGTGGCGGAGCCCTGCCCTGTGGCCCCCGCGCCGCCGCCTGCCCCTCTACACACGCCTGTCGGTTCGCTCCCCACGACGCCAAACCAGCCGTCTGCTGTCCAAAGCCTC GAACTGTGTGTTTGGAGAATAAAGACGAGGGTATCTGCGAGGGGTCAGGTCTGAACGTGACGCGCTGGCATTTCAACTCGGCGAAGAACAGATGCGAGCGTTTCCTGTACCACGGCTGCTCTGGGAATCACAACAACTTCCGGACCAAGGAAGAGTGCAATGCCGTCTGTCCCG TTGGAAATGCAACACCGAAAGTAAGAAAGACCACCAACGAGTGCAATGAACCCGGAG TGTTAAGTCCATGCGAGAGACTACGCGAGAAAAACGAAGCAGCCGCCTTGAAGTATGGAAAGGGAACCTTCATACCGGCGTGCGAGGAAAGTGGAGCTTGGCAGTCCGTGCAATGTATGGCGCATATTG ACGTCTGCTGGTGCGTGAACGCTCGTGGCGAACCGCAAAAGGGCTCGCTTCTCCGCGGAGGGAAGCCGTCTTGCAACTTCCGACAAGCACGGAAATGGATACGACGCGACCCGCTGGATGAAAAAGACAGAGCTGATGAAG TATTAGAAGAATTGATCAGGCAGATGACAACATATAGAGTAGATGATTTCGAAGAACAAGATGAAGAAGATTCCATAGAGCTGGAGGCTGAACACCGTGAAGGCAATGATCTCCAGGATGTTTCCAGCGAAGACAGCTCCGTGCTGTCGGAAGTCGTGGTCCCGAAACTGGCGGAAACTATACGGAAGACACACCCGGTGCTGGTGACGCCGGTGTCAGAACAAACTGGTCTTAAGACAAAGTGTCAACTGATGCAGGAAGAAGTTGATAatg GTGGTGACGGCTACCGTCCTCGCTGTCACCCTGACGGATCGTTCGCTGCACGTCAGTGTGGAAGAAATCGGTGCTGGTGTGTAGACGCCGCGGGACGGACGCGACATGACACCACACATGCCGACCCCTGCG AGGTCACCCAAATAGAGTCCGCTCTGCTAGAGTTGGAATTGATCGGTACAGAGGAAGACGGAAAGAAGACTCAGAATCTTCTCACAACGAAGCTATCAGCGCTAGGCGTTCGAGTGCCAGTGACTATGACAAGAGAGAAGGGCGTGGTGAGGCTGCGGGCGGTGTTGCCAGGGTCAAGGGCCGCTGACGTGGTCTATCAGTTGGAAGCACAG GTGAAGAAGGAGAAACTTTTAAACGCCAACAAATCTGAAGATGGAGTGCTTGGAGCTGATGTTATTCGTAGCGAGTACCGCCTCGCGCCGCCGCGCACGCTGCAGAGAGAGATACTCAGCGAGTCGACG GTGTCGGCTGCTACGTCGTATCACACAGCTCTGATCGTTCTAGCGGCCACCTCGGCGTTCATCATCAGCGTGCTCTGTGTGCTGGTGATGTTGTACCGCGCACGTCTGCAGCGAGAGCCGCATAAAGCTGAACGCTTCCTGCCTCCCGCACCGCCTGTGTACGTGCTATCGGCGGATGAGAAAGCTGAACTGGCGAGAGCGCTACACGCTCCACCAGCCCCGGTACCGCCAGCGAACGCTGATGAAAGAGTGTAA
- the LOC116772858 gene encoding uncharacterized protein LOC116772858 isoform X2 translates to MAPKAVRVALFCACLVILQVSAELKGRCPADEETCPPRATPCNDDNDCGHQICCNTSCGRSCVEPLYTGCENIKLSSERISRALAAENTRSGRGVMRSLRSPRCKVSDGEFEEIQCDNEIISSCWCVDAAGFEVPGTRAPAAGLVNCSRTAPCAAHTCRMLCPLGFELDPNGCPLCKCRDPCSTITCPNQLSCQLEEMPCLRPPCPPVPTCKRGRSLQNICPVGEPLFISETRRPFLCGTDPGKPNCPPLYKCLVESGNDYGVCCPASLELQKAGTCPAPKSSGMDCGTPCAHDLECPSMQKCCDGAECGKHCVLPHNVTICTQQKMLAELLVVSEKEGRGYVPQCTSDGSFLSRQCSRNGLVCWCVDTDGNKLRGSMGPSETVKCSAKPHPARTGARSISSCARALCAGVCEYGYKTGGDGCPSCECDDPCAGFPCAEGEECVRVRDADCSGELCTGYPVCRPKISYENPCSVGVPATDERGAVLTCREGGECGEGHSCTRGGRHGPAVCCPQPDTDTDNTTEPEILEINFEACGPEAEALCGVNSTSSCSDGVCDGDLECCVTAGCGPVCVDQDKLRLQTDIVDDTPSMCEYLRDFDEKMEGTVDGMKLALPAPSCNPDGSFTPQQCAGGRCWCVDSFGTEIPETSTNNASAVDCDKVRSELSCLELTCRMGCDYGFELGSGRCPTCKCRDPCAGVSCPTGRACALVDVACDADYCPPVPACLPRKSGQCPYLVPWTGSCEWSCRSDAECAGDARCCATGCGTACAEPLRQTGCQQRRALALHTAAESGNPPSWSWVPRCKEDGSYESIQCRGSTNICWCVDGVGNEIPGTRTNNSSPNCTAPTQCPDPKCDEQAMCPHGRELNEKGCPTCICKDPCADAKCREDETCELVPLECEGETCPPLARCSPSPQCPSGEPLLAPGGGALPCGPRAAACPSTHACRFAPHDAKPAVCCPKPRTVCLENKDEGICEGSGLNVTRWHFNSAKNRCERFLYHGCSGNHNNFRTKEECNAVCPVLSPCERLREKNEAAALKYGKGTFIPACEESGAWQSVQCMAHIDVCWCVNARGEPQKGSLLRGGKPSCNFRQARKWIRRDPLDEKDRADEVLEELIRQMTTYRVDDFEEQDEEDSIELEAEHREGNDLQDVSSEDSSVLSEVVVPKLAETIRKTHPVLVTPVSEQTGLKTKCQLMQEEVDNGGDGYRPRCHPDGSFAARQCGRNRCWCVDAAGRTRHDTTHADPCEVTQIESALLELELIGTEEDGKKTQNLLTTKLSALGVRVPVTMTREKGVVRLRAVLPGSRAADVVYQLEAQVKKEKLLNANKSEDGVLGADVIRSEYRLAPPRTLQREILSESTVSAATSYHTALIVLAATSAFIISVLCVLVMLYRARLQREPHKAERFLPPAPPVYVLSADEKAELARALHAPPAPVPPANADERV, encoded by the exons ATGGCGCCGAAAGCCGTTAGGGTGGCGTTGTTCTGCGCTTGCCTAGTCATACTACAAG TGAGCGCCGAATTGAAGGGCCGTTGTCCGGCTGACGAGGAAACCTGTCCTCCTCGTGCGACGCCATGTAATGACGACAACGACTGCGGGCATCAGATCTGTTGCAACACCTCCTGTGGGCGATCCTGTGTAGAGCCGCTCTACACCG GATGTGAGAACATAAAGCTGTCTTCGGAGCGAATATCCCGTGCTCTAGCTGCTGAGAACACACGCAGCGGCCGAGGGGTGATGAGGTCGCTGCGATCTCCTCGCTGCAAGGTCTCTGATGGAGAGTTCGAAGAGATACAATGTGATAACGAGATCATAAGCTCGTGTTGGTGCGTGGACGCCGCAGGCTTTGAG GTGCCGGGTACCCGCGCTCCCGCAGCGGGTTTAGTGAACTGTTCACGAACAGCGCCCTGTGCGGCGCACACTTGCCGCATGCTGTGTCCACTCGGCTTCGAACTGGATCCTAACGGCTGTCCGCTCTGCAAGTGTCGCGACCCTTGCTCCACCATCACCTGTCCCAATCAGCTATCCTGTCAGTTGGAGGAGATGCCGTGCTTACGTCCACCCTGTCCCCCAGTACCCACTT GCAAAAGGGGTCGCAGCCTCCAAAACATATGTCCGGTAGGCGAGCCACTTTTCATATCGGAAACGAGACGTCCATTCCTGTGCGGTACGGATCCAGGGAAACCGAACTGCCCGCCTCTGTATAAATGCCTCGTCGAATCtg GCAACGACTACGGCGTCTGCTGTCCAGCGTCACTTGAACTACAAAAGGCCGGTACCTGTCCCGCTCCGAAGTCTTCTGGAATGGACTGTGGGACTCCCTGCGCTCATGACCTCGAATGTCCGTCAATGCAGAAATGCTGCGACGGTGCTGAATGTGGGAAACATTGCGTTCTGCCCCACAACGTCACTATCTGCACTCAGCAGAAAATGCTCGCTGAATTACTGGTTGTAAGCGAGAAAGAAGGTAGAGGATACGTGCCGCAGTGCACGTCTGACGGGTCCTTCCTGTCAAGACAGTGCTCGCGGAACGGGCTCGTGTGCTG GTGTGTAGACACAGACGGCAATAAACTGCGAGGCTCTATGGGACCGTCGGAAACCGTGAAGTGTTCTGCCAAACCCCATCCAGCTCGTACTGGTGCTAGAAGTATTAGTTCCTGTGCGAGGGCCCTCTGCGCCGGGGTCTGCGAGTACGGCTACAAGACCGGCGGCGACGGGTGTCCGAGCTGCGAGTGTGACGATCCCTGTGCTGGGTTCCCCTGCGCTGAGGGAGAGGAGTGCGTGCGAGTCCGGGACGCCGATTGCTCTGGAGAGCTTTGCACTGGTTATCCTGTCT GCCGTCCTAAAATCTCGTATGAGAATCCGTGCTCTGTGGGTGTGCCGGCGACGGACGAGCGCGGGGCGGTGTTAACTTGCAGGGAAGGGGGTGAGTGCGGGGAGGGACACAGCTGCACCCGCGGGGGGAGACACGGGCCAGCCGTCTGCTGTCCGCAACCGGACACTGACACGGATAATACTACTGAACCGGAAATACTCGAG ATCAACTTCGAAGCGTGTGGTCCGGAGGCTGAAGCGCTCTGCGGAGTGAACTCCACATCCAGCTGCTCGGACGGTGTTTGTGACGGTGACCTGGAGTGCTGCGTGACGGCGGGCTGTGGGCCTGTTTGTGTGGACCAAGACAAATTAAGACTACAGACCGACATTGTTGACGATACGCCCTCTA TGTGCGAATACCTCCGAGACTTCGACGAAAAGATGGAAGGTACGGTGGACGGCATGAAGCTGGCTCTTCCGGCGCCGAGCTGCAACCCAGACGGCAGCTTCACGCCGCAGCAGTGTGCCGGCGGACGGTGCTGGTGCGTCGACTCCTTCGGCACTGAAATACCTGAAACGAGCACCAACAACGCATCCGCCGTGGACTGCGACAA GGTGCGGTCGGAGCTTTCCTGCCTCGAACTGACGTGTCGCATGGGTTGCGACTACGGCTTCGAACTGGGCTCCGGGCGCTGTCCCACTTGTAAATGCCGCGACCCTTGCGCCGGCGTCTCGTGCCCCACGGGCCGGGCCTGCGCCCTCGTAGATGTTGCCTGCGACGCGGATTACTGCCCTCCGGTACCTGCGT GTCTTCCGCGGAAGTCAGGTCAGTGTCCGTATCTGGTGCCGTGGACGGGGTCGTGTGAATGGTCGTGTCGCTCGGACGCGGAGTGCGCCGGTGACGCGAGGTGCTGTGCCACGGGCTGCGGAACAGCGTGTGCCGAGCCGCTGAGGCAGACTGGCTGTCAACAGAGACG tgcTCTTGCTTTACACACGGCTGCGGAAAGCGGAAACCCACCCTCGTGGTCGTGGGTCCCTCGCTGTAAGGAAGACGGCTCGTATGAAAGCATCCAGTGCAGAGGATCCACCAACATCTGCTGGTGCGTGGACGGCGTTGGCAATGAG ATCCCTGGCACTCGTACAAACAACTCTTCACCAAACTGCACCGCGCCAACTCAGTGTCCAGACCCTAAGTGCGATGAACAGGCAATGTGTCCTCACGGCCGGGAATTAAACGAGAAAGGTTGTCCAACGTGCATCTGTAAGGACCCGTGCGCCGATGCCAAATGTAGAGAAGACGAGACCTGCGAGCTGGTGCCTTTAGAATGCGAG GGTGAAACATGTCCACCGCTGGCCCGCTGCTCGCCGTCTCCTCAGTGTCCGTCAGGGGAGCCTCTCCTGGCCCCCGGTGGCGGAGCCCTGCCCTGTGGCCCCCGCGCCGCCGCCTGCCCCTCTACACACGCCTGTCGGTTCGCTCCCCACGACGCCAAACCAGCCGTCTGCTGTCCAAAGCCTC GAACTGTGTGTTTGGAGAATAAAGACGAGGGTATCTGCGAGGGGTCAGGTCTGAACGTGACGCGCTGGCATTTCAACTCGGCGAAGAACAGATGCGAGCGTTTCCTGTACCACGGCTGCTCTGGGAATCACAACAACTTCCGGACCAAGGAAGAGTGCAATGCCGTCTGTCCCG TGTTAAGTCCATGCGAGAGACTACGCGAGAAAAACGAAGCAGCCGCCTTGAAGTATGGAAAGGGAACCTTCATACCGGCGTGCGAGGAAAGTGGAGCTTGGCAGTCCGTGCAATGTATGGCGCATATTG ACGTCTGCTGGTGCGTGAACGCTCGTGGCGAACCGCAAAAGGGCTCGCTTCTCCGCGGAGGGAAGCCGTCTTGCAACTTCCGACAAGCACGGAAATGGATACGACGCGACCCGCTGGATGAAAAAGACAGAGCTGATGAAG TATTAGAAGAATTGATCAGGCAGATGACAACATATAGAGTAGATGATTTCGAAGAACAAGATGAAGAAGATTCCATAGAGCTGGAGGCTGAACACCGTGAAGGCAATGATCTCCAGGATGTTTCCAGCGAAGACAGCTCCGTGCTGTCGGAAGTCGTGGTCCCGAAACTGGCGGAAACTATACGGAAGACACACCCGGTGCTGGTGACGCCGGTGTCAGAACAAACTGGTCTTAAGACAAAGTGTCAACTGATGCAGGAAGAAGTTGATAatg GTGGTGACGGCTACCGTCCTCGCTGTCACCCTGACGGATCGTTCGCTGCACGTCAGTGTGGAAGAAATCGGTGCTGGTGTGTAGACGCCGCGGGACGGACGCGACATGACACCACACATGCCGACCCCTGCG AGGTCACCCAAATAGAGTCCGCTCTGCTAGAGTTGGAATTGATCGGTACAGAGGAAGACGGAAAGAAGACTCAGAATCTTCTCACAACGAAGCTATCAGCGCTAGGCGTTCGAGTGCCAGTGACTATGACAAGAGAGAAGGGCGTGGTGAGGCTGCGGGCGGTGTTGCCAGGGTCAAGGGCCGCTGACGTGGTCTATCAGTTGGAAGCACAG GTGAAGAAGGAGAAACTTTTAAACGCCAACAAATCTGAAGATGGAGTGCTTGGAGCTGATGTTATTCGTAGCGAGTACCGCCTCGCGCCGCCGCGCACGCTGCAGAGAGAGATACTCAGCGAGTCGACG GTGTCGGCTGCTACGTCGTATCACACAGCTCTGATCGTTCTAGCGGCCACCTCGGCGTTCATCATCAGCGTGCTCTGTGTGCTGGTGATGTTGTACCGCGCACGTCTGCAGCGAGAGCCGCATAAAGCTGAACGCTTCCTGCCTCCCGCACCGCCTGTGTACGTGCTATCGGCGGATGAGAAAGCTGAACTGGCGAGAGCGCTACACGCTCCACCAGCCCCGGTACCGCCAGCGAACGCTGATGAAAGAGTGTAA
- the LOC116773091 gene encoding egl nine homolog 1 — protein sequence MNQEGVLASCAVCNQQTQRRCGRCFSVYYCNTEHQRQDWKRHKINCAPKLQEQGSRIEKNIKSSIHEEEKKKETKKEQLITSSVVNNNKEVLQVGSETRRLKKSKKKTAKKEGSDTISDNKNISQIIENNNESTASVKVDLKDKSVFSSVVYSNKDVNKISAITYEGSSEQEILNEKAQQLSSVDFASASTSNVLKTINRADVKMPPVPIEQSTRMKEYPEASLKGSGAPFNTTMNSYFMDPSDPSYEICQRVIRDMTQYGVCVINNFLGKERGHLVLNEVLEMYRSGIFTAGQLVSSPGSTEAQTIRSDRITWIDGKEPQCHHIGQLISQVDSIILKANKMSNNGKMGNYIINGRTKAMVACYPGSGSHYVKHVDNPNKDGRCITAIYYLNLDWDVKRCGGLLRVFPEGTNQVADIAPIFDRMLFFWSDRRNPHEVQPAYSTRYAITLWYFDSQEREEALRNFKRGQPSSSK from the exons ATGAATCAAGAAGGCGTACTCGCGAGTTGCGCCGTTTGCAATCAGCAAACCCAAAGGAGATGTGGTCGTTGTTTTagtgtttattattgtaacacAGAACATCAAAGACAAGATTGGAAAAGGCATAAAATCAATTGTGCACCTAAGTTACAGGAACAGGGTTCgcgaattgaaaaaaatattaaatcatctaTCCACGAAGAAGAGAAAAAGAAAGAAACCAAAAAAGAACAATTAATAACCTCATCTGtagtgaataataataaagaagtgTTACAAGTGGGTAGTGAAACTAGACGTttgaaaaaatctaaaaagaaAACTGCCAAGAAAGAGGGTAGTGACACTATTagtgataacaaaaatatctctcagattatagaaaataataatgaaagcaCAGCAAGTGTTAAAGTCGATTTAAAGGACAAAAGTGTATTTTCAAGCGTAGTTTACTCTAATAAAGACGTAAATAAGATAAGTGCCATAACTTACGAAGGTTCGTCGGAACAGgagatattaaatgaaaaggcTCAGCAGTTGAGCAGCGTTGATTTCGCGAGTGCAAGCActtcaaatgttttaaaaacaattaacagAGCTGATGTGAAAATGCCACCTGTACCTATTGAACAGTCAACTAGAATGAAGGAGTACCCCGAGGCCTCACTAAAAGGTAGCGGGGCTCCATTTAATACCACAATGAACAGTTACTTTATGGATCCCAGTGATCCATCCTATGAGATCTGCCAGAGAGTTATCAGAGACATGACACAATATGGTGTGTGCGTTATAAACAATTTCCTTGGTAAAGAACGGGGACATCTTGTATTGAATGAAGTGCTGGAAATGTACAGATCGGGGATATTTACG GCAGGTCAATTGGTTTCTAGCCCTGGAAGCACAGAAGCACAGACAATTAGATCGGACAGAATAACATGGATCGACGGCAAGGAGCCTCAATGCCATCACATAGGACAATTAATATCACAA GTGGACAGTATAATACTGAAAGCTAACAAAATGTCCAACAACGGGAAGATGGGGAACTACATCATCAATGGCAGGACGaag GCGATGGTAGCATGTTATCCTGGTTCCGGAAGTCACTACGTCAAACACGTGGACAATCCGAATAAAGATGGCCGCTGCATCACAGCAATTTACTACTTGAATCTCGACTGGGATGTCAAGAGATGTGGGGGTCTGCTCAG GGTTTTCCCCGAAGGAACCAACCAGGTGGCTGACATCGCGCCCATCTTCGATAGGATGCTGTTCTTCTGGTCAGATCGAAGAAATCCTCACGAAGTGCAACCTGCTTACTCAACGAG ATATGCGATCACATTGTGGTATTTCGACTCTCAAGAACGTGAAGAAGCCCTTAGGAATTtca AACGCGGTCAGCCCTCATCAAGCAAGTGA